The proteins below come from a single Asanoa ferruginea genomic window:
- the ffh gene encoding signal recognition particle protein: protein MFDTLSDRLNGIFTKLRGKGRLTDADIDATAREIRLALLEADVALPVVRAFIARIKERARGAEVSQALNPAQQVVKIVHEELVNVLGGDTRRLQLAKQPPTVIMLAGLQGSGKTTLAGKLARFLKGQGHQPLLVAADLQRPNAVTQLQVLGERAGVEVFAPEPGNGVGDPVDVARASIEHAKRVARDVVIVDTAGRLGVDAEMMAQAANIRDAVDPDEVLFVVDAMVGQDAVNTAQAFRDGVGISGVVLSKLDGDARGGAALSVREVTGQPILFASTGEKLEDFDIFHPDRMASRILGMGDVLTLIEQAEQAFDADQKEKMTAKLMGGEQFTLEDFLEQMIAMRRMGPIANVLAMMPGMGQVKDQLADLDDKHFDRVTAIIRSMTPGERVNPKIINGSRRARIANGSGVTVMDVNQLLNRFVEAQKMMKQMGGMMGLPGSRRKATKSPKNKRKGTKGGSRPRPGAGFPGGMPGGMPGLPPGFDPSALQGGDGAQGLPPGFKLPKIDFNKLRKQEGNEQ, encoded by the coding sequence GTGTTCGACACCCTGAGCGACCGCCTCAACGGGATCTTCACCAAGCTCCGTGGCAAGGGGCGGCTTACCGACGCCGACATCGATGCGACGGCGCGGGAGATCCGGCTGGCGCTGCTCGAGGCCGATGTCGCGTTGCCCGTCGTCCGGGCGTTCATCGCGCGGATCAAGGAGCGGGCGCGCGGTGCCGAGGTCTCCCAGGCGCTCAACCCGGCACAGCAGGTCGTCAAGATCGTGCACGAAGAGCTGGTCAACGTGTTGGGTGGTGACACCCGGCGGCTTCAGCTCGCCAAGCAGCCGCCGACCGTTATCATGCTGGCCGGTCTCCAGGGTTCCGGTAAGACGACGCTCGCCGGCAAGCTGGCGCGCTTCCTCAAGGGGCAGGGCCACCAGCCGCTGCTCGTCGCCGCCGACCTCCAGCGGCCCAACGCGGTCACCCAGCTTCAGGTGCTCGGTGAGCGGGCCGGGGTCGAGGTCTTCGCGCCCGAGCCGGGCAACGGGGTGGGCGACCCCGTCGACGTGGCGCGGGCGTCGATCGAGCACGCCAAGCGGGTCGCGCGCGACGTGGTCATCGTCGACACCGCCGGCCGGCTGGGTGTCGACGCCGAGATGATGGCGCAGGCCGCCAACATCCGTGACGCGGTCGACCCCGACGAGGTGCTGTTCGTCGTCGACGCGATGGTCGGCCAGGACGCGGTCAACACCGCGCAGGCGTTCCGCGACGGCGTCGGCATCAGCGGCGTTGTGCTGTCCAAGCTCGACGGTGACGCCCGCGGTGGTGCGGCGCTGTCGGTGCGCGAGGTGACCGGGCAGCCGATCCTGTTCGCGTCGACCGGCGAGAAGCTGGAAGATTTCGACATCTTCCACCCCGATCGGATGGCGAGCCGGATCCTCGGCATGGGCGACGTTCTCACGCTGATCGAGCAGGCCGAGCAGGCCTTCGACGCCGATCAGAAAGAGAAGATGACCGCCAAGCTGATGGGCGGCGAGCAGTTCACGCTCGAAGACTTCCTCGAGCAGATGATCGCGATGCGGCGGATGGGTCCGATCGCCAACGTGCTGGCCATGATGCCGGGCATGGGCCAGGTCAAGGACCAGTTGGCCGATCTCGACGACAAGCACTTCGACCGGGTCACCGCGATCATCCGCTCGATGACGCCGGGGGAGCGGGTCAACCCGAAGATCATCAACGGCTCGCGGCGGGCCCGCATCGCCAACGGCTCCGGGGTCACGGTGATGGACGTCAACCAACTGCTCAACCGCTTCGTCGAGGCGCAGAAGATGATGAAGCAGATGGGCGGGATGATGGGTCTGCCCGGGTCCCGGCGCAAGGCGACGAAGAGCCCGAAGAACAAGCGCAAGGGTACGAAGGGCGGCTCGCGCCCGCGTCCCGGTGCTGGCTTTCCGGGCGGCATGCCGGGTGGGATGCCGGGCCTGCCGCCGGGCTTCGACCCGTCGGCGTTGCAGGGTGGCGACGGGGCGCAGGGGCTGCCGCCGGGCTTCAAGCTACCGAAGATCGACTTCAACAAGCTGCGGAAGCAGGAAGGCAACGAGCAGTAG
- a CDS encoding Uma2 family endonuclease translates to MSAAPTLPSRQEWTVEDLGELPRDLRYELINGRLIVPSPVPAHQDLAFEIGFALRAACPPDFLVSTDQSLRINRRNEPRPDLVGIRIEHYGRTPVPVEDAVLAVELVSEHSEFRDMVEKARVYADAGLPAYWVVDQNRPEISLTEMVLGPSKRSYEISNHTTGVFSVDAPWPITIDLPQLSARRAAILERIRLR, encoded by the coding sequence ATGTCCGCGGCACCGACCCTGCCCTCGCGGCAGGAGTGGACGGTCGAGGACCTTGGCGAACTGCCCAGGGACCTCCGCTACGAACTGATCAACGGAAGGTTGATCGTGCCGTCCCCTGTCCCCGCACACCAGGATCTCGCGTTCGAGATCGGCTTCGCGCTCCGCGCTGCCTGCCCGCCCGACTTCCTCGTCAGCACCGACCAGTCGTTGCGGATCAACCGCCGCAACGAGCCACGACCGGATCTGGTCGGCATCCGCATCGAGCATTACGGCCGCACTCCGGTGCCCGTCGAAGACGCCGTGCTGGCCGTCGAGCTCGTGTCGGAGCATTCCGAGTTTCGCGACATGGTGGAGAAGGCCCGTGTCTACGCCGACGCGGGCCTGCCTGCCTACTGGGTGGTCGACCAGAACCGCCCGGAGATCTCGCTGACCGAGATGGTGCTCGGGCCCTCCAAGCGCAGCTACGAGATCAGCAACCACACGACCGGCGTGTTCTCCGTCGACGCACCGTGGCCGATCACCATCGACCTACCCCAGCTCAGTGCCCGGCGGGCCGCCATTCTGGAGCGCATCCGGCTCCGCTGA
- a CDS encoding VOC family protein, with amino-acid sequence MAYEFQVTVDCAEPHVLAEWWADALGWTVEAQDEAFIRKMIEQGHATEAETTRHRGALVWKSGAAIRHPEGLERAPRLLFQEVPEPKTVKNRVHLDVRTGDDRDAVVARLISKGATHLHDARQGPHSWVTLADPEGNELCVS; translated from the coding sequence ATGGCTTACGAGTTTCAGGTGACGGTCGACTGCGCCGAGCCGCATGTGCTTGCCGAGTGGTGGGCTGACGCGCTCGGGTGGACGGTCGAGGCCCAGGACGAGGCCTTCATCCGGAAGATGATCGAGCAGGGGCACGCCACCGAGGCCGAGACCACCCGGCACCGGGGCGCGCTGGTCTGGAAGAGCGGTGCGGCGATCCGCCATCCCGAGGGGCTGGAGCGGGCGCCGCGCCTGCTCTTCCAGGAGGTGCCCGAGCCCAAGACGGTGAAGAACCGGGTGCACCTCGACGTGCGCACCGGCGACGACCGCGACGCCGTCGTGGCCCGGCTGATCAGCAAGGGCGCCACCCACCTGCATGACGCGCGGCAGGGCCCGCACAGCTGGGTCACGCTCGCCGACCCGGAGGGCAACGAGCTGTGCGTGAGCTGA
- a CDS encoding amidohydrolase family protein: MTPLHVRGVLLPDDTTRDLWLVGDRVTFEPVAGAETISDGGFVLPGLVDAHCHIGIAAGGAPISTVDQALAAAVVDRDAGTLAIRDAGSPFPYPELDDHPDMPRLSRAGRHLAAPKTHLKGIPIECSPEELPVAAAEQARAGNGWVKLVGDWLDRSVADLGPTFEPDVLAAAIDAAHAAGARVAVHTFGEAAVSTLVHAGVDSVEHGTGLSLEDLDEMARRGTVLVPTMINIETFADIAARAEGKFPGYASHMRALHAGFPDVVRAAYEAGVPIRVGTDAGGAIPHGACADEMLMLHERAGMPAVDVLAAASWAARDWLGFPGLVEGGLADLVVYEADPRADLRVVRAPKRIVLRGRVVR, from the coding sequence CTGACCCCGCTGCACGTCCGCGGCGTGCTGCTCCCCGACGACACCACCCGCGACCTCTGGCTGGTCGGCGACCGGGTCACGTTCGAGCCAGTGGCCGGTGCGGAGACGATCAGCGACGGCGGGTTCGTGCTGCCCGGCCTGGTCGACGCGCACTGCCACATCGGCATCGCGGCCGGCGGCGCCCCGATCTCCACCGTCGACCAGGCGCTGGCCGCCGCCGTCGTCGACCGCGACGCCGGCACGCTGGCGATCCGCGACGCGGGCTCGCCGTTTCCCTACCCGGAGCTCGACGACCATCCCGACATGCCGCGGCTGTCGCGGGCCGGGCGGCACCTGGCCGCGCCGAAGACCCACCTCAAGGGCATCCCGATCGAGTGCTCGCCCGAGGAGTTGCCGGTCGCGGCGGCCGAGCAGGCCCGGGCCGGCAACGGTTGGGTGAAGCTGGTCGGTGACTGGCTCGACCGGTCGGTCGCTGATCTCGGCCCGACGTTCGAGCCCGACGTGCTGGCCGCCGCGATCGACGCGGCGCACGCCGCCGGCGCCCGGGTGGCCGTGCACACGTTCGGCGAGGCCGCGGTGTCCACATTGGTGCACGCGGGTGTCGACTCGGTCGAGCACGGCACGGGGTTGTCGCTCGAAGACCTCGACGAGATGGCCCGCCGCGGCACGGTGTTGGTGCCCACGATGATCAATATCGAGACGTTCGCCGACATCGCGGCCAGGGCGGAGGGCAAGTTTCCCGGGTACGCCTCCCACATGCGCGCCCTCCACGCCGGCTTCCCGGACGTGGTGCGCGCGGCCTACGAGGCGGGCGTGCCGATCCGGGTCGGCACCGACGCGGGCGGGGCGATCCCGCACGGCGCCTGCGCCGACGAGATGCTGATGCTGCACGAGCGGGCTGGCATGCCGGCAGTCGACGTGCTCGCGGCGGCGTCCTGGGCGGCGCGCGACTGGCTCGGCTTCCCGGGCCTGGTCGAGGGTGGGCTGGCCGATCTCGTCGTCTACGAGGCCGACCCGCGCGCGGACCTGCGCGTGGTCCGGGCGCCGAAGCGCATCGTCCTGCGGGGGCGCGTCGTCCGCTGA
- a CDS encoding carboxymuconolactone decarboxylase family protein yields MTDSAALDTAERLLGQPLVLPLGPGEPEVGAEFRRLATEHTFGDSWSRPGLDDRSRALISVTIAATLGTQEPLRGQLRIALRSGVAKAEIVELFIHLEAYAGAARAFDSYQTALAVFAEHPDT; encoded by the coding sequence ATGACCGATTCCGCCGCACTCGACACCGCTGAACGACTGCTCGGCCAACCGCTGGTGCTGCCGCTGGGCCCGGGCGAGCCGGAGGTCGGCGCCGAGTTCCGGCGGTTGGCCACCGAGCACACCTTCGGTGACTCGTGGAGCCGGCCGGGTCTCGACGACCGCAGCCGCGCGCTGATCTCGGTGACCATCGCGGCGACGCTGGGCACCCAGGAGCCGTTGCGCGGCCAGTTGCGGATCGCCCTGCGGAGCGGCGTGGCCAAGGCCGAGATCGTGGAACTCTTCATCCACCTGGAGGCCTACGCGGGGGCCGCCCGCGCCTTCGACAGTTACCAAACGGCCCTGGCCGTCTTCGCCGAACACCCCGACACCTGA
- the proS gene encoding proline--tRNA ligase, giving the protein MARVLTPRAEDFPRWYQDLIAKAQLADNGPVRGTMVIRPAGYAIWERMQAEMDARIKIAGAENAYFPLFIPESYLKREADHVEGFSPELAVVTHGGGKPLAEPVIVRPTSETVIGEFMAKWVDSYRDLPLLLNQWANVVRWELRPRIFLRTSEFLWQEGHTAHATDADAHDYARKILHEVYEDFMVGVLGIPVVVGRKTNRERFAGATSTYTLEGMMGDGKALQMGTSHELGQNFAKAFDITYSAASGGVEHAWTTSWGTSTRMIGGLIMSHGDDNGLRVPPRLAPIQAYVMVVKDGDGVTAAATKLRDALRDAGVRVALDDRVDTAFGRRAVDAELKGYPVRVEVGPRDLTAGNAVVVRRFDGSKTPVPVADVVGQVLAALDEDQQRLYDQALAFRESHTVEVSTLADAIAATATGWARVPWSAVGVEGEAEANGQGVTVRCLVHEDGSVPDSQDLPDLVAILGRSY; this is encoded by the coding sequence ATGGCTCGCGTGCTTACTCCCCGTGCGGAGGATTTTCCCCGCTGGTACCAGGATCTGATCGCCAAGGCGCAGCTCGCCGACAACGGGCCGGTGCGCGGGACGATGGTGATCCGACCGGCCGGGTACGCCATCTGGGAGCGCATGCAGGCCGAGATGGACGCGCGGATCAAGATCGCGGGAGCCGAGAACGCCTACTTCCCGCTGTTCATCCCCGAGAGTTACCTCAAGCGCGAGGCTGACCACGTCGAAGGCTTCTCGCCCGAGCTCGCGGTCGTCACCCACGGTGGTGGCAAGCCGCTGGCCGAGCCGGTCATCGTGCGGCCGACCAGTGAGACCGTGATCGGCGAGTTCATGGCCAAGTGGGTCGACTCCTACCGCGACCTGCCGCTGCTGCTCAACCAGTGGGCCAACGTCGTGCGCTGGGAGCTGCGGCCGCGGATCTTCCTGCGGACCAGCGAGTTCCTGTGGCAGGAGGGGCACACCGCGCACGCCACCGACGCCGACGCGCATGACTACGCGCGCAAGATCCTGCACGAGGTGTACGAGGACTTCATGGTCGGCGTCCTCGGCATCCCGGTGGTGGTCGGGCGCAAGACCAACCGCGAGCGGTTCGCGGGCGCGACCAGCACCTACACGCTCGAAGGCATGATGGGCGACGGCAAGGCGCTGCAGATGGGCACCTCGCACGAGCTCGGGCAGAACTTCGCCAAGGCGTTCGACATCACCTACTCCGCGGCGAGCGGCGGCGTCGAGCACGCCTGGACGACCTCCTGGGGCACGTCGACCCGGATGATCGGCGGCCTGATCATGAGTCACGGCGACGACAACGGGCTGCGGGTGCCGCCGCGACTTGCCCCGATCCAGGCGTACGTGATGGTCGTCAAGGACGGCGACGGCGTGACGGCCGCCGCGACCAAGCTGCGTGACGCGCTCCGCGACGCCGGCGTGCGGGTCGCGCTCGACGACCGGGTCGACACCGCGTTCGGGCGGCGGGCGGTCGACGCCGAGCTCAAGGGCTACCCGGTGCGGGTCGAGGTCGGCCCCCGCGACCTGACCGCCGGCAACGCCGTCGTCGTGCGGCGCTTCGACGGCAGCAAGACCCCCGTGCCGGTCGCCGACGTGGTCGGGCAGGTGCTGGCCGCGCTCGACGAGGACCAGCAGCGGTTGTACGACCAGGCGTTGGCCTTCCGCGAGTCGCACACCGTCGAGGTGTCCACTTTGGCCGACGCGATCGCGGCGACGGCCACCGGCTGGGCCCGGGTGCCGTGGTCGGCGGTCGGCGTCGAGGGCGAGGCCGAGGCCAACGGCCAGGGCGTGACCGTGCGCTGCCTGGTGCACGAAGACGGCTCGGTGCCCGACTCGCAGGACCTGCCGGACCTGGTCGCGATCCTCGGCCGCTCCTACTGA
- a CDS encoding DUF402 domain-containing protein, giving the protein MGFAPGRLIVHRNVRHDRLGWVRPARVVSDDERGLLVWIERGTVVASEVSADGRGMRSMPFGEWITLSYALREHPWAGPGVLKFHPAGADHSVWWFRTPSGDFANWYVNLEERAVRWDDGDLAGIDVVDQDLDIVVDPDLSWRWKDEDEFTERLAFPDHYWVRDETAVRDEGWRMVKRIEAGEFPFDGTWTDFRPDPAWETPTTLPAGWNRPAAERLSP; this is encoded by the coding sequence ATGGGGTTCGCCCCCGGCCGCCTGATCGTCCACCGCAACGTCCGGCACGACCGCCTGGGCTGGGTCCGCCCCGCCCGGGTGGTCAGCGACGACGAGCGCGGGCTGCTGGTCTGGATCGAGCGCGGCACCGTGGTCGCCTCGGAGGTCTCCGCCGACGGGCGCGGGATGCGGTCGATGCCGTTCGGCGAGTGGATCACCCTGTCCTATGCGCTGCGGGAGCACCCGTGGGCCGGGCCGGGCGTGTTGAAGTTTCACCCGGCCGGCGCGGACCATTCGGTCTGGTGGTTCCGGACGCCTTCGGGTGACTTCGCCAACTGGTATGTCAACCTCGAAGAGCGCGCCGTCCGCTGGGACGACGGCGACCTGGCCGGAATCGACGTGGTCGACCAGGACCTCGACATCGTGGTCGACCCGGACCTGTCGTGGCGCTGGAAAGACGAAGACGAGTTCACCGAGCGGCTGGCCTTTCCAGATCATTACTGGGTACGCGACGAGACGGCCGTCCGTGACGAGGGCTGGCGCATGGTCAAGCGGATCGAGGCGGGGGAGTTCCCGTTCGACGGCACCTGGACCGACTTCCGGCCCGATCCGGCCTGGGAGACGCCGACGACGCTGCCGGCTGGCTGGAACCGGCCGGCCGCGGAGCGCCTTTCTCCGTAG
- a CDS encoding DUF402 domain-containing protein, with protein MGFEAGRTVLRRYWRGGRISWIGSYVVVADDERGLRIWQPAGVSYWRLMTPDGRTHHDGTIDELGPTELTAQPWIGGPVMPFHPADGSPWSVWWFFDEQGNFDNWYVNLEDPFRRWDDGGVAGIDTADHALDIVVAPDRSWQWKDEDELAAKTGSRHYWDAAGAATIRENGLAVIELIEAGKFPFDGTWCDLRPDPTWQVPAERPPGWDRPQAV; from the coding sequence ATGGGTTTCGAGGCGGGCCGCACGGTGCTGCGGCGGTATTGGCGCGGTGGACGGATCAGCTGGATCGGCTCCTACGTGGTGGTCGCCGACGACGAGCGGGGGCTGCGGATCTGGCAGCCGGCGGGGGTCTCCTACTGGCGGCTGATGACGCCGGACGGGCGCACCCACCACGACGGCACGATCGACGAACTCGGGCCGACGGAGTTGACCGCGCAGCCCTGGATCGGCGGGCCGGTCATGCCGTTCCACCCGGCCGACGGCTCGCCCTGGTCGGTCTGGTGGTTCTTCGACGAGCAGGGCAACTTCGACAATTGGTACGTGAACCTCGAAGATCCGTTCCGCCGCTGGGACGACGGCGGGGTGGCCGGGATCGACACGGCTGACCACGCGCTCGACATCGTCGTCGCCCCCGACCGCTCCTGGCAGTGGAAGGACGAGGACGAACTCGCCGCCAAGACCGGCAGCCGGCACTACTGGGACGCGGCCGGTGCGGCGACGATCCGGGAGAACGGGCTGGCGGTCATCGAGTTGATCGAGGCTGGCAAGTTCCCGTTCGACGGCACCTGGTGCGACCTGCGGCCCGATCCGACCTGGCAGGTCCCCGCTGAGCGCCCGCCCGGTTGGGACCGTCCTCAGGCGGTCTGA
- the rpsP gene encoding 30S ribosomal protein S16: MAVKIRLLRMGKIRNPQYRIVVADSRTKRDGRAIEYVGIYHPKEDPSLIEVKSDRVQYWLSVGAQPSEAVQRILERTGDWQMFKNLPAPPPLLVAAPRVDRREAYEVEARAAAGLSEAPAPTKAAKKAAKAAEPKAETPAAEAPKSEEQAVADSGEQA; encoded by the coding sequence GTGGCCGTAAAGATCCGGCTTCTGCGGATGGGCAAGATCCGCAACCCGCAATACCGCATCGTCGTCGCCGACTCCCGCACCAAGCGTGACGGCCGGGCGATCGAGTACGTCGGCATCTACCACCCCAAGGAAGATCCGTCGCTGATCGAGGTCAAGTCCGACCGCGTCCAGTACTGGCTGTCGGTGGGTGCACAGCCGAGCGAGGCTGTGCAGCGGATCCTCGAGCGCACCGGCGACTGGCAGATGTTCAAGAACCTCCCGGCCCCGCCGCCGCTGCTTGTCGCCGCCCCGCGCGTCGACCGGCGCGAGGCCTACGAGGTCGAGGCGCGTGCCGCCGCCGGTCTGAGCGAGGCGCCGGCGCCGACCAAGGCCGCGAAGAAGGCGGCGAAGGCCGCGGAGCCGAAGGCCGAAACGCCGGCGGCTGAAGCACCCAAGTCCGAGGAGCAGGCGGTTGCGGACTCAGGCGAGCAGGCCTGA
- a CDS encoding RNA-binding protein produces the protein MRTQASRPDVALRPALEHLVKGIVDHPDDVRVRLVDSRRGKRLEVRVNPEDLGTVIGRGGRTAKALRQVIGSIGGRGVRVDIVDAY, from the coding sequence TTGCGGACTCAGGCGAGCAGGCCTGACGTGGCACTCCGGCCCGCGCTGGAGCACCTCGTCAAGGGCATCGTCGATCACCCGGACGACGTGCGCGTCCGGTTGGTCGACTCGCGCCGCGGCAAGCGGCTCGAAGTGCGTGTCAACCCGGAAGACCTCGGCACAGTGATCGGCCGTGGCGGTCGCACCGCCAAGGCGCTGCGCCAGGTCATCGGGTCGATCGGCGGGCGGGGCGTCCGGGTCGACATCGTCGACGCCTACTGA
- the rimM gene encoding ribosome maturation factor RimM (Essential for efficient processing of 16S rRNA) produces MLLVVGRIGRPHGIRGEVTVEVRTDEPEQRFAVGSVLRTDPAASTAAAVVPSTLTVEEVRFHQGRPLVLFDGYYERDLVENLRNVLLLVDSDELDMPDDPDEFHDLQLVGLSAVSPGGEVLGTVARIDHAPSSDLLVIALPDGRSGLVPFVKAIVPEVDLTAGKIVVDAPAGLLDL; encoded by the coding sequence ATGCTCCTCGTCGTCGGCCGGATCGGCCGACCTCACGGCATTCGTGGTGAGGTCACCGTCGAGGTTCGAACCGACGAGCCCGAGCAGCGGTTCGCCGTCGGATCGGTGTTACGCACCGACCCGGCGGCGTCCACCGCTGCGGCCGTGGTCCCGTCGACCCTGACCGTGGAAGAGGTCCGCTTCCACCAGGGCCGCCCGTTGGTGCTGTTCGACGGCTACTACGAGCGCGACCTGGTCGAGAACCTGCGCAATGTGCTGCTCCTCGTCGACTCCGACGAGTTGGATATGCCAGATGACCCGGACGAGTTCCACGACCTCCAGTTGGTGGGCCTGTCCGCGGTGAGCCCCGGCGGCGAGGTGCTCGGCACCGTCGCCCGGATCGACCACGCCCCGTCTTCCGACCTGCTGGTCATCGCGCTGCCCGACGGCCGCTCAGGCCTGGTGCCGTTCGTGAAGGCGATCGTGCCCGAGGTAGACCTGACCGCCGGCAAGATCGTGGTCGACGCACCGGCGGGCCTGCTGGACCTGTGA
- the trmD gene encoding tRNA (guanosine(37)-N1)-methyltransferase TrmD, which produces MRVDVVTIFPEYLSPLSLSLIGKAQASGLLSVDVHDLRTWTSDVHRTVDDTPYGGGPGMVMRPEPWGLALDALATPSSRLVVPTPVGAPFTQRTAHSLADASHLIFACGRYEGIDQRVLDHASSRLPVTEVSLGDYVLFGGEVAVLVIMEAVVRLLPGVLGNADSLAEESHAAGLLEAPVYTKPPVWRDLAVPDILRSGDHGRIARWRRDESLRRTATRRPDMLSGPEAPELDKADRAVLDDLA; this is translated from the coding sequence ATGCGGGTCGACGTAGTCACCATTTTCCCCGAATATCTGTCGCCGCTGTCGCTGTCGTTGATCGGCAAGGCGCAGGCTTCCGGTTTGCTGTCGGTAGACGTGCACGACCTGCGTACATGGACGTCAGACGTCCACCGCACCGTCGACGACACGCCCTACGGCGGCGGTCCCGGCATGGTGATGCGCCCGGAGCCGTGGGGCCTAGCCCTGGACGCGCTGGCCACGCCGTCATCAAGGTTGGTGGTGCCGACGCCGGTAGGCGCGCCCTTCACCCAACGCACGGCTCATTCGCTGGCGGACGCGTCACATCTGATCTTCGCGTGCGGCCGCTACGAGGGAATCGACCAGCGAGTTTTGGACCACGCCTCGAGCCGGCTCCCGGTGACTGAGGTGTCGCTGGGCGACTACGTACTCTTCGGGGGCGAAGTAGCGGTCCTCGTCATCATGGAGGCCGTGGTGCGGCTGTTGCCCGGGGTGCTGGGCAACGCGGACTCGCTGGCGGAGGAGTCCCACGCGGCTGGGTTGCTCGAAGCGCCGGTCTACACAAAGCCGCCGGTGTGGCGGGACCTTGCGGTGCCGGACATCCTGCGCTCAGGCGACCACGGCCGAATCGCCCGCTGGCGCCGCGACGAGTCCTTGCGCCGCACGGCAACGCGTCGTCCCGACATGCTCAGCGGCCCTGAGGCGCCGGAACTGGACAAGGCCGACCGCGCCGTCCTCGACGACCTCGCCTGA
- the rplS gene encoding 50S ribosomal protein L19 yields the protein MNTLDALDAQSQRTDLPDFRAGDTVKVHARVVEGNRSRVQIFQGVVIRRQGAGLRETFTVRKMSFAVGVERTYPINSPAIDRIEVVTRGDVRRAKLYYLRELRGKKAKIKEKREKQPS from the coding sequence ATGAACACCCTGGACGCCCTCGACGCCCAGTCGCAGCGGACCGACCTTCCTGATTTCCGCGCCGGTGACACCGTCAAGGTGCACGCGCGAGTCGTTGAAGGTAACCGCTCCCGTGTGCAGATCTTCCAGGGCGTGGTCATTCGCCGCCAGGGTGCCGGTCTGCGTGAGACGTTCACCGTCCGCAAGATGAGCTTCGCCGTTGGTGTGGAGCGCACCTACCCGATCAACAGCCCGGCGATCGACCGGATCGAGGTCGTGACGCGCGGTGACGTGCGGCGGGCGAAGCTTTACTACCTGCGTGAGCTGCGCGGCAAGAAGGCCAAGATCAAGGAGAAGCGCGAGAAGCAGCCCAGCTGA